One Canis lupus dingo isolate Sandy chromosome 3, ASM325472v2, whole genome shotgun sequence DNA window includes the following coding sequences:
- the NKX3-2 gene encoding homeobox protein Nkx-3.2 — protein MAVRGASTLTPFSIQAILNKKEERGGLPAPEGRPVPGGTAVAAAAAEAPAVCCWRLFGETDAGALGGAEDSLLASPGGTRTAAGRTSESLAGWDSDSALSEENEGGRRCADAPGASGAGRAGGTLGLGQPGCELPAAKDLEEEAAGRSDSEMSASVSGDRSPRAEDDAVGPGSARGPALCGRSGGGGGPAGGAEEEEEPAAPKPRKKRSRAAFSHAQVFELERRFNHQRYLSGPERADLAASLKLTETQVKIWFQNRRYKTKRRQMAADLLASAPAAKKVAVKVLVRDDQRQYLPGEVLRPPSLLPLQPSYYYPYYCLPGWALSTCAAAAGTQ, from the exons ATGGCTGTGCGCGGCGCCAGCACCTTGACGCCCTTCTCCATCCAGGCGATCCTCAACAAGAAAGAGGAGCGCGGCGGGCTGCCCGCGCCGGAGGGGCGCCCGGTACCCGGGGGcacggcggtggcggcggcggcggcggaggcgccCGCCGTCTGCTGCTGGCGACTCTTCGGGGAGACAGACGCGGGCGCTCTGGGGGGCGCGGAGGACTCTCTGCTGGCGTCGCCTGGCGGGACCAGAACGGCGGCGGGGAGGACCTCGGAGAGCCTGGCTGGTTGGGACTCGGACTCGGCGCTCAGCGAGGAGAACGAGGGCGGGCGGCGCTGCGCGGACGCGCCGGGGGCCAGCGGGGCCGGCCGCGCAGGGGGGACGCTGGGCCTCGGCCAGCCGGGCTGCGAGCTGCCCGCCGCCAAGGACCTGGAGGAGGAAGCCGCGGGCCGGAGCGACAGCGAGATGTCGGCCAGCGTCTCAG GCGACCGCAGCCCCAGGGCCGAGGACGACGCTGTTGGCCCCGGGAGCGCACGGGGGCCGGCGCTGTGTGgccggagcggcggcggcggaggaccggcgggcggcgcggaggaggaggaggagcccgcCGCGCCCAAGCCGCGTAAGAAACGCTCGCGCGCAGCTTTCTCCCACGCGCAGGTCTTCGAGCTGGAGCGCCGCTTCAACCACCAGCGCTACCTGTCCGGGCCGGAGCGCGCCGACCTGGCCGCGTCGCTGAAGCTCACCGAGACGCAAGTGAAGATCTGGTTCCAGAACCGTCGCTACAAGACCAAACGCCGGCAGATGGCCGCTGACCTGCTGGCGTCAGCTCCGGCCGCCAAAAAGGTGGCGGTGAAAGTGCTGGTGCGCGACGACCAGAGACAGTACTTGCCGGGCGAGGTGCTGCGGCCGCCCTCGCTGCTGCCCCTGCAGCCCTCCTACTACTACCCTTACTACTGCCTCCCCGGCTGGGCGCTCTCCACGTGTGCAGCCGCCGCGGGCACCCAGTGA